A section of the Jannaschia sp. S6380 genome encodes:
- a CDS encoding DUF998 domain-containing protein, translating to MRRPTNPQEVPERPGDPLPEHPDILRGLAWIAMAGPVIFTVSILIADFVVPDHDWIADTISDLGAGRYEFIVDIGIYAYAASLIALSSGAAHAHLGGRGWTAGIFGLILTGLIVFLVGARNEYGDGDSEGWVIHTQLVWALGVAFAVIPWGMSAGADAISKTYGWMCRLATILWVPLAPIFFFLPTDIDGLYERMLGGITFVFVYAIALTLRGRAAALERRLNDD from the coding sequence ATGCGACGCCCCACCAACCCGCAGGAGGTACCCGAACGTCCGGGCGATCCGCTGCCCGAGCATCCCGACATCCTGCGCGGGTTGGCCTGGATCGCGATGGCCGGGCCGGTCATCTTCACCGTGTCCATACTCATCGCGGATTTCGTCGTGCCGGATCACGACTGGATCGCCGATACGATTTCGGACCTGGGCGCCGGCCGCTACGAATTCATCGTCGATATCGGCATCTATGCCTATGCCGCCTCGCTGATCGCGCTGTCCTCGGGGGCGGCGCATGCGCATCTGGGCGGCCGCGGCTGGACGGCGGGCATCTTCGGGCTGATCCTGACCGGGTTGATCGTGTTCCTGGTCGGTGCACGTAACGAATACGGCGACGGCGACAGCGAGGGGTGGGTGATCCACACGCAGTTGGTCTGGGCGCTGGGCGTGGCCTTCGCCGTCATCCCATGGGGCATGTCGGCGGGGGCGGACGCGATATCGAAGACCTACGGCTGGATGTGCCGGCTCGCGACGATCCTGTGGGTTCCGCTGGCGCCGATCTTCTTCTTCCTGCCCACAGACATCGACGGCCTCTATGAGCGGATGCTGGGCGGCATCACCTTCGTCTTCGTCTACGCGATCGCGCTGACCTTGCGTGGCCGGGCCGCTGCGCTGGAACGTCGCCTGAACGACGACTGA
- a CDS encoding carbon monoxide dehydrogenase subunit G, translated as MELTGTRIIAAPRDVVWTRLNDADTLRACIPGCEELTGNAEDGFEAVVKQKVGPVKATFRGAVTVSDANPPESYRIAGEGKGGVAGFAKGAADVRLAEVPEGTELTYVVDAKVGGKIAQLGSRLIDSFSAKMADSFFETFKAEVEGRDGAQDPVT; from the coding sequence ATGGAACTGACGGGAACCCGCATCATCGCCGCCCCGAGGGACGTCGTCTGGACCCGGCTGAACGATGCCGACACGCTGCGCGCCTGCATCCCCGGATGCGAGGAGCTGACCGGCAATGCCGAGGACGGGTTCGAGGCCGTCGTCAAGCAGAAGGTCGGCCCGGTGAAGGCGACGTTCCGCGGCGCCGTGACGGTGTCGGACGCCAATCCGCCGGAAAGCTATCGCATCGCGGGCGAGGGCAAGGGCGGGGTCGCGGGTTTCGCCAAGGGCGCCGCGGACGTGCGCCTGGCCGAGGTGCCCGAGGGGACGGAACTGACCTATGTCGTCGACGCCAAGGTCGGCGGCAAGATCGCTCAGCTCGGCTCGCGCCTGATCGACAGCTTCTCGGCCAAGATGGCGGACAGCTTCTTCGAGACCTTCAAGGCCGAGGTCGAGGGCCGGGACGGGGCGCAAGACCCGGTGACATGA
- a CDS encoding AEC family transporter, which produces MLDVLAVTVPVFLIIAAGYVAVWHKLFSQAQVDGLMMFTQRFAIPCLLFLAMARLDLAQGFDLRLLTAYYSGSVVCFAAGIVGTLLWLRRGAEDAVAVGFAGMFANTVLLGLPIAERAYGVESLAPNYAIIALHAAFCYFTGITAMEVVRAGGTGLIGGLTTVARKMATNSLMIGVALGLALNLSGLSLPAPVEEAVALIARAALPAALFGLGGILVQYRPEGDARGIALCCGIALILHPAWTYGMGRLLGLGDGPFRAAVLTAAMAPGVNSYLFAAMHGRAVRISASSVLIGTGLSVLTVSGWLLLL; this is translated from the coding sequence GTGCTAGACGTCCTGGCCGTCACGGTCCCGGTCTTCCTGATCATCGCGGCGGGCTATGTCGCGGTCTGGCACAAATTGTTCAGCCAGGCCCAGGTCGATGGGCTGATGATGTTCACCCAGCGCTTCGCGATCCCGTGCCTGCTGTTCCTGGCCATGGCCCGGCTGGACCTCGCGCAGGGCTTCGACCTGCGGTTGCTGACGGCGTATTATTCCGGATCGGTGGTCTGCTTCGCGGCCGGAATCGTCGGAACCCTTCTCTGGCTGCGCAGAGGGGCCGAGGACGCGGTGGCCGTGGGCTTCGCCGGGATGTTCGCGAACACCGTCCTTCTGGGCCTGCCCATCGCCGAGCGGGCCTATGGCGTCGAAAGCCTGGCGCCGAACTACGCGATCATCGCCCTGCATGCGGCGTTTTGCTATTTCACCGGCATCACCGCGATGGAGGTCGTGCGCGCCGGCGGCACCGGCTTGATCGGCGGGCTGACGACCGTGGCGCGCAAGATGGCCACCAATTCGCTGATGATCGGCGTGGCGCTCGGGCTGGCTTTGAACCTGTCGGGCCTGTCCCTGCCCGCCCCGGTCGAGGAGGCGGTCGCCCTGATCGCCCGCGCCGCCCTGCCCGCCGCGCTGTTCGGCCTCGGCGGCATCCTCGTGCAGTATCGCCCCGAAGGCGACGCGCGCGGCATCGCGCTCTGTTGCGGGATCGCGCTGATCCTGCATCCGGCCTGGACCTACGGGATGGGGCGCCTGCTGGGCCTGGGCGACGGGCCGTTCCGCGCCGCCGTCCTGACCGCGGCGATGGCGCCGGGCGTCAACTCCTACCTCTTCGCGGCGATGCACGGACGTGCGGTCCGCATCAGCGCGTCGTCCGTCCTGATCGGCACGGGACTGTCGGTGCTGACGGTGTCCGGCTGGCTGCTGCTGCTCTGA
- a CDS encoding LysE/ArgO family amino acid transporter yields MTSLVSGFLLGLSLILAIGAQNAFVLRQGLRGEHVLSVVLTCAISDALLVAAGVAGFGVLIEAAPWIVPAFRWGGAAFLLAYGARALWSAWKGQGALQPEGRAGGLWRAVLTCLALTWLNPHVYLDTLVLLGSIGAQSDDPPLFGAGAVVASFTFFFTLGYGAALLRPIFARPMAWRILDLLVAALMWAIAASLILG; encoded by the coding sequence ATGACCTCCCTCGTCTCCGGCTTCCTTCTCGGCCTGTCACTGATCCTCGCCATCGGGGCGCAGAACGCCTTCGTCCTGCGCCAGGGCCTGCGCGGCGAACACGTCCTGTCCGTCGTCCTGACCTGCGCCATTTCGGATGCCCTGCTGGTGGCGGCGGGCGTCGCGGGCTTCGGCGTCCTGATCGAGGCGGCGCCGTGGATCGTGCCGGCCTTCCGCTGGGGTGGGGCGGCGTTCCTGCTGGCCTATGGCGCGCGTGCCCTTTGGTCGGCCTGGAAGGGGCAGGGTGCGTTACAACCCGAGGGACGTGCCGGCGGCCTGTGGCGCGCCGTTCTGACCTGCCTCGCGCTGACGTGGCTGAACCCTCATGTGTATCTGGATACGCTGGTCCTGCTCGGCTCCATCGGCGCGCAGTCCGACGATCCGCCGCTCTTCGGGGCAGGGGCCGTCGTCGCCTCATTCACGTTCTTCTTCACGCTGGGCTACGGCGCGGCGCTGCTCCGGCCGATCTTCGCGCGGCCGATGGCCTGGCGGATCCTAGATCTGCTGGTGGCGGCCCTGATGTGGGCGATCGCGGCCAGCCTGATCCTGGGGTGA
- a CDS encoding SLC13 family permease: MTTDQIILFALFGGVFAMLLWGRFRYDLVAFSALLLGVILGVIPKEDAFSGFGHPATIVVALVLVVSAGLVRSGAVLLITRTMIDAGRSVGSHIAIMGGIGAVLSAFMNNVAALALLMPVDIATARKAGRMPGTTLMPLSFATILGGMITLIGTPPNIIIAGIRRDQLGESFAMFDFFPVGAVTALAGLAFVALLGWRMIPGQGDVQGGASETEVTHYIAELTVPKDHPRIGAKVSDFGDVAEETAVHIIGLIRDGRRMFGSARHVALEAGDALILEAEPGALDEFRATENLEFTDDRRMSLLDAADQGLSLIEVVVTETSRITGKSAQSIGLAWRQRTVLMGISRKGRRIKDRLRRTEVQTGDILLLLAPTESVEDVVTWLGALPLADRGLAVTENKKIWPAAGLFLMAVVAASFGLVDLTVALGVVVVGYVLSRIVPLHELYTHIEWPVVVLLGSMIPLGAALETSGGTGLIANWLTGITTGQPAWVALLLLMVVTMVLSAILNNTATAIVAAPVGIQMARSLDVNPDSFLIAVAVAASCAFLTPIGHKNNTLILGPGGYGFGDYWRMGLPLTALVVAVALPATLFFWPL, translated from the coding sequence ATGACCACCGACCAGATCATCCTTTTCGCCCTTTTCGGCGGCGTCTTCGCGATGCTGCTCTGGGGGCGGTTCCGCTATGACCTGGTGGCGTTCTCGGCACTGCTCCTGGGGGTGATCCTGGGGGTCATTCCCAAGGAGGACGCGTTCTCGGGCTTCGGGCATCCGGCGACGATCGTGGTCGCGCTCGTCCTCGTGGTGTCGGCGGGGCTGGTTCGGTCGGGGGCCGTCCTTCTGATCACGCGGACGATGATCGACGCGGGCCGCAGCGTGGGCAGCCATATCGCGATCATGGGCGGCATTGGCGCGGTCCTGTCGGCGTTCATGAACAACGTCGCGGCGCTGGCGCTCCTGATGCCGGTCGACATCGCCACCGCGCGCAAGGCGGGGCGGATGCCGGGAACGACGCTGATGCCGCTCAGTTTCGCGACGATCCTCGGCGGCATGATCACGCTGATCGGGACACCGCCCAACATCATCATCGCCGGCATCCGCCGCGACCAGTTGGGCGAGAGCTTCGCGATGTTCGACTTCTTTCCCGTGGGCGCCGTCACCGCGCTGGCGGGGCTGGCCTTCGTGGCGCTTCTGGGCTGGCGGATGATCCCCGGTCAGGGCGACGTGCAGGGCGGCGCGTCCGAGACCGAGGTGACGCATTACATCGCCGAGCTGACCGTGCCGAAGGACCATCCCCGCATCGGCGCGAAAGTGTCCGATTTCGGCGACGTCGCCGAGGAGACGGCCGTCCACATCATCGGCCTGATCCGCGACGGCCGCCGCATGTTCGGCAGCGCCCGGCATGTCGCATTGGAGGCCGGCGACGCCCTGATCCTCGAGGCCGAGCCGGGCGCGCTGGACGAATTCCGCGCGACCGAGAACCTGGAGTTCACCGACGACCGCCGCATGTCCCTGCTGGACGCGGCGGATCAGGGGCTCAGCCTGATCGAGGTCGTGGTGACCGAGACCAGCCGCATCACCGGCAAGTCCGCGCAATCCATCGGGCTCGCCTGGCGGCAGCGGACGGTGCTGATGGGCATTTCGCGCAAGGGTCGGCGGATCAAGGACCGGCTGCGACGGACGGAGGTGCAGACCGGCGACATCCTCCTCCTCCTCGCGCCGACGGAATCGGTCGAGGATGTCGTGACCTGGCTGGGCGCTCTGCCGCTTGCGGACCGGGGTCTGGCGGTGACCGAGAACAAGAAGATCTGGCCCGCCGCCGGGCTGTTCCTGATGGCCGTCGTCGCGGCGAGCTTCGGCCTCGTCGACCTGACCGTGGCGTTGGGTGTCGTGGTGGTCGGCTACGTGCTGTCGCGCATCGTGCCGCTCCACGAACTGTACACCCATATCGAATGGCCGGTCGTGGTGCTGCTGGGGTCGATGATCCCGCTCGGCGCGGCGCTGGAGACGTCGGGCGGCACCGGCCTGATCGCGAACTGGCTGACCGGCATCACCACCGGGCAGCCCGCCTGGGTCGCGCTCCTGCTCCTCATGGTGGTGACCATGGTGCTGTCGGCGATCCTGAACAACACGGCGACCGCCATCGTCGCGGCCCCCGTCGGCATTCAGATGGCCCGCTCTCTCGACGTGAACCCCGACAGCTTCCTGATCGCGGTGGCGGTCGCCGCCTCCTGCGCGTTTCTCACGCCGATCGGGCACAAGAACAACACGCTGATCCTCGGCCCCGGCGGTTACGGCTTCGGCGACTACTGGCGGATGGGCCTGCCGCTGACGGCTCTGGTGGTCGCGGTCGCGCTGCCGGCGACCCTGTTCTTCTGGCCGCTCTGA
- a CDS encoding transglycosylase SLT domain-containing protein, with protein MSLSGAPGADLGSLLAPEASVRPASRPRLQEMPDLRWDHIRGSARWTAAAMRALDTHGDRLVQTVPRDIAEWCPAYPEADEWERKAFWAGLLSTLAKHESTWRPTAVGGGGLWYGLVQILPATARGYGCQARSGEALKDGALNMSCAVRIMNLTVPRDGVVSRGMRGVAADWGPFHSSRKRADMRAWLNRQPFCNGLHRSARPVARPDWLGEPAGEADPVPLFVAWELDKSFGTAPTVPVWPAAMSDG; from the coding sequence ATGTCCCTGTCAGGCGCCCCCGGGGCCGATCTCGGCTCGCTCCTCGCGCCCGAGGCGTCCGTCCGTCCCGCGTCCAGGCCCCGCCTCCAGGAAATGCCCGATCTGCGCTGGGATCATATCCGTGGCTCGGCCCGCTGGACGGCGGCGGCCATGCGCGCGCTCGATACGCATGGCGACCGGCTGGTGCAGACGGTGCCGCGCGATATCGCGGAGTGGTGCCCGGCCTATCCCGAGGCGGACGAATGGGAGCGCAAGGCGTTCTGGGCGGGCCTGCTGTCGACGCTTGCCAAGCACGAAAGCACCTGGCGTCCGACCGCCGTTGGCGGCGGCGGCCTGTGGTACGGCCTGGTTCAGATCCTGCCGGCCACCGCGCGGGGCTACGGCTGCCAGGCGCGTTCGGGCGAGGCGCTGAAGGACGGCGCGCTGAACATGTCCTGCGCGGTGCGGATCATGAACCTGACGGTGCCCCGCGACGGCGTCGTCAGCCGCGGCATGCGTGGCGTGGCCGCCGATTGGGGACCGTTCCATTCCTCGCGCAAGCGCGCCGACATGCGTGCCTGGCTGAATCGTCAGCCGTTCTGCAACGGGCTGCACCGCTCCGCACGCCCGGTTGCGCGTCCCGACTGGTTGGGAGAGCCGGCGGGCGAGGCCGATCCGGTCCCGCTCTTCGTGGCGTGGGAGCTGGACAAGAGCTTTGGCACCGCGCCGACCGTTCCGGTCTGGCCCGCCGCGATGTCCGACGGCTGA
- a CDS encoding DMT family transporter, translating into MTPPSRPLQGILWMIATGLCFIAVTAVVKHAAQDLPAAEAAFLRYLLGLVFLLPVLPALLRTSVPRVDLALFATRGVLHALAVILWFYAMTQIPIAEVTAMNYLSPVYVTLGAAIFLNERIALPRILAILAALAGTVVILRPGFREIQTGHLAMLLTAVIFGASYLLAKRLSDRNAAGMVVAMLSVTVTIGLAPFAMAVWVPPSLADIGWMFVVAAFATTGHYTMTRAFAAAPVSVTQPVTFLQMIWAVLLGWTLFDEPPDAWVILGAGIIIAAVSFIAWREARRRRSVTPPVPATKY; encoded by the coding sequence ATGACGCCACCGTCCCGGCCCCTTCAAGGCATCCTGTGGATGATCGCGACGGGGCTGTGCTTCATCGCGGTGACCGCCGTGGTCAAGCATGCCGCACAAGACCTTCCGGCGGCCGAGGCGGCGTTCCTGCGATACCTCCTGGGCCTGGTCTTCCTGCTGCCCGTGCTGCCCGCACTGCTGCGCACCTCCGTCCCCCGCGTCGATCTGGCGCTGTTCGCGACCCGGGGGGTGCTGCATGCGCTGGCCGTGATCCTGTGGTTCTACGCCATGACCCAGATCCCCATCGCCGAGGTGACGGCGATGAACTATCTCAGCCCGGTCTACGTCACGCTGGGCGCGGCGATCTTCCTGAACGAACGGATCGCCCTGCCGCGGATTCTGGCGATCCTCGCGGCGCTGGCGGGTACGGTCGTGATCCTGCGCCCCGGCTTTCGCGAGATCCAGACCGGGCACCTGGCCATGCTGCTGACGGCGGTCATCTTCGGGGCGTCCTACCTGCTGGCCAAGCGCCTGTCGGATCGGAACGCCGCGGGGATGGTCGTCGCGATGCTGTCGGTAACGGTCACCATCGGTCTCGCCCCCTTCGCCATGGCCGTCTGGGTCCCGCCGAGCCTGGCGGATATCGGCTGGATGTTCGTCGTCGCGGCCTTCGCGACCACCGGGCACTACACGATGACGCGGGCCTTCGCAGCGGCGCCGGTCTCGGTCACGCAGCCGGTGACGTTCCTGCAGATGATCTGGGCGGTCCTTCTGGGATGGACGCTCTTCGATGAGCCGCCGGATGCCTGGGTCATCCTGGGGGCCGGGATCATCATCGCCGCCGTCAGCTTCATCGCCTGGCGCGAGGCGCGCCGCAGACGCAGCGTGACGCCGCCCGTGCCGGCGACAAAATACTGA
- a CDS encoding YebC/PmpR family DNA-binding transcriptional regulator, translated as MAGHSKWANIQHRKGRQDKLRAKLFSKMAKEITVAAKMGDPDPDKNPRLRLAVKEAKGQSVPKDVIQRAIAKASGGDAENYDEIRYEGYGPGGVAVIVEAMTDNRNRTASSVRSTFSKNGGNLGETGSVGFMFDRKGQVVYPASVGDAETVLMAAIEAGAEDVESDEEGHVVWCADTDLAAVSNALEEQLGESESTKLVWRPTTTTELDLEGMQSLMKLLDALEDDDDVQNVTANFEASDEVMAQL; from the coding sequence ATGGCAGGCCATTCCAAATGGGCGAACATCCAGCATCGCAAGGGCCGGCAGGACAAGCTGCGCGCCAAGCTGTTCTCGAAGATGGCCAAGGAGATCACGGTCGCCGCCAAGATGGGCGACCCCGATCCCGACAAGAACCCGCGCCTGCGCCTCGCCGTGAAGGAAGCGAAGGGCCAGTCGGTTCCCAAGGATGTGATCCAGCGCGCCATCGCCAAGGCCTCGGGCGGCGATGCCGAGAACTATGACGAGATCCGGTACGAGGGCTACGGCCCCGGCGGCGTCGCCGTCATCGTCGAGGCGATGACGGACAACCGCAATCGCACCGCGTCGTCCGTCCGGTCCACCTTTTCGAAGAACGGCGGCAACCTGGGCGAGACCGGATCGGTCGGCTTCATGTTCGACCGCAAGGGGCAGGTGGTCTATCCGGCCAGCGTGGGCGATGCCGAGACCGTCCTGATGGCCGCGATCGAGGCCGGTGCCGAAGATGTCGAGAGCGACGAGGAGGGCCATGTCGTCTGGTGCGCCGATACGGACCTCGCCGCCGTGTCGAACGCGCTGGAGGAGCAACTGGGCGAGAGCGAGTCGACCAAGCTCGTCTGGCGGCCGACGACCACGACCGAGCTGGATCTCGAGGGCATGCAGTCGCTGATGAAGCTGCTCGATGCGCTGGAGGATGACGACGACGTCCAGAACGTCACCGCCAATTTCGAGGCCAGCGACGAGGTGATGGCGCAGCTCTGA
- a CDS encoding thermonuclease family protein has product MFRLLLCLILLALPVGADTLSGPIRVIDADTIDIGAAANVRLLGIDAAEDGQTCTDAAGAVLPCGRMATLGARRLYQGRIARCTVHDRDRYGRLLAICRVDGRDMNAELVRLGLARVYREDPRYFAEQKEAALLARGLWAYDMLDPAAWRAERRAARARANAPADGTCRIKGNISDNGRLYHLPGSRAYGPTRIDTTRGERWFCTETEARNAGWRRAGS; this is encoded by the coding sequence ATGTTCCGTCTTCTTCTCTGCCTCATTCTCCTCGCCCTGCCGGTCGGGGCGGACACCCTGTCCGGCCCGATCCGGGTCATCGACGCCGACACGATTGACATCGGTGCCGCCGCCAATGTCCGCCTGCTGGGCATCGACGCGGCCGAGGACGGGCAGACCTGTACCGATGCGGCGGGGGCGGTGCTGCCCTGCGGCCGTATGGCGACCCTCGGGGCACGGCGGCTCTATCAGGGGCGCATCGCGCGCTGCACCGTGCATGACCGTGACCGCTATGGCCGCCTGCTCGCGATCTGCCGGGTCGACGGGCGGGACATGAACGCCGAACTCGTGCGTCTGGGCCTGGCCCGGGTCTATCGCGAAGACCCCCGCTACTTTGCCGAACAGAAGGAGGCGGCGCTGCTGGCGCGCGGTCTCTGGGCCTATGACATGCTCGATCCTGCCGCGTGGCGGGCCGAACGTCGCGCCGCGCGGGCGCGGGCCAACGCTCCGGCCGACGGCACCTGCCGGATCAAGGGAAACATCAGCGACAACGGCCGCCTCTACCATCTGCCGGGAAGCCGCGCCTACGGGCCGACGCGGATCGATACCACCCGCGGCGAGCGCTGGTTCTGCACTGAGACGGAGGCCCGAAACGCCGGTTGGCGCAGGGCAGGAAGCTAG
- a CDS encoding multidrug effflux MFS transporter, with amino-acid sequence MAAYSDTGGGSRRVRTPPHILTLVALVGVSTLSMNVFLPSLPAMAEWFAADYGLIQLSVGLYLGVNAVLQLFVGPISDRYGRRPVILTGIVLFMLATLGCLWAPTVELFLAFRMAQAAIVVAMVLSRAVVRDLYPQDKAASMLGYVTMGMSVVPMVGPALGGVLQAEFGWQSNFWLLLLSGMGLWLLTWRDLGETAPRSGGSFRDQVRQYPELLTSRRFWGYCAASAFASGAFFAYLGGAPFVGAVVFGMDPATLGLFFGAPAVGYMIGNGISGRYSAQVGIDRMILIGAIGQAVGLGALAVLMAAGFQSQWVFFGFMTFLGLGNGLVIPNATAGMLSVRPHLAGTASGLGGAMMIGGGAALSALAGWLLEGGQDAMPLVLLMLASGTVAVISTVMTIRRNRQIAS; translated from the coding sequence ATGGCCGCCTATTCCGACACCGGCGGCGGGTCGCGCCGCGTGCGCACCCCGCCGCATATCCTGACGCTTGTGGCGCTGGTGGGCGTGTCGACGCTTTCGATGAACGTGTTCTTGCCGTCGCTGCCGGCCATGGCCGAATGGTTCGCCGCCGATTACGGGCTGATCCAGCTGTCGGTCGGCCTGTATCTCGGGGTGAACGCGGTCCTGCAGCTTTTCGTGGGCCCGATCTCCGACCGCTACGGCCGGCGCCCCGTCATCCTGACCGGTATCGTCCTGTTCATGCTGGCGACGCTCGGGTGCCTCTGGGCCCCCACGGTCGAGCTTTTCTTGGCGTTCCGCATGGCCCAGGCGGCCATCGTGGTCGCCATGGTTCTGAGCCGGGCGGTCGTGCGCGACCTCTATCCGCAGGACAAGGCCGCCTCGATGCTGGGCTACGTCACGATGGGGATGTCGGTGGTGCCGATGGTCGGCCCGGCCCTGGGCGGCGTGCTGCAGGCCGAGTTTGGGTGGCAGTCGAATTTCTGGCTGCTCCTGCTTTCGGGCATGGGTCTGTGGTTGCTGACATGGCGGGACCTGGGCGAGACGGCCCCACGCAGCGGTGGCAGCTTTCGCGATCAGGTGCGGCAATATCCCGAACTGCTGACGTCGCGGCGGTTCTGGGGCTATTGCGCGGCTTCGGCCTTCGCGTCGGGCGCGTTCTTCGCCTATCTCGGCGGCGCGCCCTTCGTCGGCGCCGTTGTCTTCGGGATGGATCCGGCGACGCTGGGCCTGTTCTTCGGGGCGCCGGCCGTCGGATACATGATCGGCAACGGCATTTCGGGCCGTTACTCGGCGCAGGTCGGCATCGACCGGATGATCCTGATCGGGGCAATCGGGCAGGCCGTGGGGCTGGGCGCGCTCGCGGTACTGATGGCGGCCGGGTTCCAGTCGCAGTGGGTCTTCTTCGGCTTCATGACGTTCCTGGGCCTGGGCAACGGTCTGGTGATCCCCAACGCGACGGCCGGCATGCTGTCGGTGCGCCCGCATCTGGCGGGCACGGCCAGCGGCCTTGGCGGCGCGATGATGATCGGCGGCGGCGCGGCGCTGTCGGCGCTGGCCGGGTGGTTGCTGGAAGGGGGTCAGGACGCGATGCCGCTGGTCCTGCTGATGCTGGCCTCGGGCACCGTGGCGGTGATCTCGACCGTCATGACGATCCGCCGAAACCGACAGATCGCATCCTGA
- a CDS encoding MBL fold metallo-hydrolase, with protein MAFLRFTILGCGSSGGVPRLGGHWGDCDPEEPKNRRRRCSLLVERLGDDGITRVLIDTSPDMRQQLLDAEVGELDGVVWTHSHADHVHGIDDLRMIVFNQRRLLDVWADEPTFAALTARFGYAFATPAGSSYPPILLRHALSGPVTIDGAGGPIEIVPIPVGHGDMAALGLRIGGLAYMPDVKDIPDTALPALRDLDIWVLDALRRRTHPSHLSLDEALAWFERLSPARGVLTNMHVDLDWATVTNETPQNVSAAYDGLVLELPC; from the coding sequence ATGGCCTTCCTGCGGTTCACCATCCTCGGCTGCGGCTCCTCCGGCGGCGTGCCGCGCCTCGGCGGCCATTGGGGCGATTGCGACCCGGAGGAGCCGAAGAACCGCCGCCGCCGCTGCTCCCTCCTCGTGGAGCGGCTGGGCGACGACGGCATCACGCGCGTCCTGATCGACACCTCGCCGGATATGCGTCAGCAATTGCTGGACGCGGAGGTCGGCGAACTCGACGGCGTGGTCTGGACACACAGCCATGCCGACCACGTTCACGGCATCGACGACCTTCGGATGATCGTCTTCAACCAGCGGCGCCTTCTGGATGTCTGGGCGGACGAGCCGACCTTCGCCGCCCTGACCGCGCGCTTCGGCTATGCCTTCGCCACGCCCGCGGGCTCCAGCTATCCGCCGATCCTGCTGCGGCATGCCCTGTCGGGGCCGGTGACCATCGACGGCGCCGGCGGCCCGATCGAGATCGTGCCGATCCCCGTGGGCCACGGCGACATGGCCGCACTCGGCCTGCGCATCGGCGGGCTGGCCTACATGCCCGATGTCAAGGACATCCCCGACACCGCCCTGCCCGCCCTGCGCGACCTCGACATCTGGGTCTTGGACGCGCTCCGGCGGCGCACGCACCCGTCGCACCTGTCGCTAGACGAGGCGCTGGCCTGGTTCGAACGCCTGTCGCCGGCCCGCGGCGTCCTGACCAACATGCATGTCGACCTCGACTGGGCGACGGTCACGAACGAGACGCCCCAGAACGTCTCCGCCGCATATGACGGCCTCGTGCTGGAGTTGCCGTGCTAG
- a CDS encoding VOC family protein, whose amino-acid sequence MRKVKQITPFVLIPDLDEAIAFYEGLGFACTFRGTGPGYAFLRADGGAIRLLETDDPDAAAAARQHMVYIDMGDIDAFWDDARPFLDTLPRTRVRAPFDQSYGQREVHVIDPGGTLLLFGQEIG is encoded by the coding sequence ATGCGCAAGGTCAAGCAGATCACGCCTTTCGTCCTGATTCCTGATCTGGACGAGGCCATCGCCTTCTACGAGGGCCTGGGTTTTGCCTGCACGTTCCGGGGCACCGGGCCGGGCTATGCGTTCCTGCGGGCGGATGGCGGGGCGATCCGGCTGCTCGAGACCGACGACCCCGACGCGGCCGCCGCCGCCCGTCAGCATATGGTGTATATCGACATGGGGGATATCGACGCGTTCTGGGACGACGCGCGCCCGTTCCTCGACACCCTGCCCCGTACCCGCGTCCGTGCGCCGTTCGACCAGTCCTACGGCCAGCGCGAGGTGCATGTGATCGACCCCGGCGGCACGCTGCTGCTGTTCGGGCAGGAGATCGGCTGA